From the genome of Vitis riparia cultivar Riparia Gloire de Montpellier isolate 1030 chromosome 2, EGFV_Vit.rip_1.0, whole genome shotgun sequence, one region includes:
- the LOC117927872 gene encoding protein arginine N-methyltransferase 1.6 isoform X2, protein MASLFRHPLTRSIPNSFTHFRLRPRRTMSSSSAQRLFQLKLDPLTGNSEWVVIDEEDQVSENPSEPLLSTTSYLDMLNDSRRNRAFREAIDKTVTKNCRVLDIGAGTGLLSMMAARAMGSGDSVACPRAEGMVTACESYLPMVKLMRKVLHLNGMGRKINVINKRSDELNIGVDITSRADVLVSEILDSELLGEGLIPTLQHAHDMLLVENAKTVPYRATTYGQLVESKFLWKLHDLYDNEAKALDNVCLVPAGQETILSIKQQQYAMHCDAIKEEIKLLSEPFKIFEFDFSKRPDSHEETELHIKATDNGSVHAVVSWWILQLDCEGTIFYSTAPKWISVPFNINKSQTPFSSAGDWCDHWKQCVWFIPGKGIYVSKHEEVHLHAIHTDISISYNLKTQLSRTEIGQHDLFARDSQLILSPERVAIYGDSEWRLSMLTAIKNTLQGKVISLCVVADDSIFLAILIAHLSRTSHVISLFPGLRDKGTQYLQAVADVNGFSMDRVEVLQNWKTCLTTLDTRQKKVDLLIGEPFYYGNERMLPWQNLRFWKERTMLNSVLSEDVVIMPCKGILRACAMSLPDLWNSRRCLNKIEGLDHSVVNATLGACGDLPEAQEGPCLPYFVWQCGEIKELSEILTVMEFDFSKPINPCSGKAMVEFTETGICHGFVLWIDWVMDAENCTVLPTGPSMP, encoded by the exons ATGGCTTCCCTCTTCAGGCATCCATTAACTCGCTCTATCCCTAATTCATTCACTCACTTCAGACTCAGACCCAGACGAACAATGAGCTCCTCCTCCGCTCAGCGCCTCTTCCAGTTAAAGCTCGATCCACTCACCGGCAACTCGGAGTGGGTCGTCATCGACGAAGAAGACCAAGTTTCAGAGAACCCCTCCGAACCCCTTTTGTCTACGACGTCGTATCTTGACATGCTCAACGACTCTCGCAGGAACAGAGCCTTTCGCGAAGCCATTGACAAGACGGTTACCAAAAATTGCCGTGTTCTTGATATTGG TGCTGGAACTGGTTTGTTATCAATGATGGCTGCAAGGGCAATGGGCTCTGGTGACTCAGTGGCGTGTCCTAGAGCTGAGGGAATGGTAACAGCATGTGAGTCTTACCTTCCAATGGTGAAGTTGATGCGGAAGGTTCTGCACCTCAATGGTAtgggaaggaaaataaatgttattaacaAACGCTCTGATGAACTTAATATCGGCGTGGATATCACTTCACGGGCAGATGTGCTA GTTAGTGAGATACTAGACTCAGAGTTGCTGGGGGAAGGGCTTATACCGACTTTACAACATGCACATGACATGTTATTAGTGGAAAATGCAAAAACCGTGCCATACCGAGCAACTACTTATGGCCAG CTGGTTGAAAGCAAGTTTTTGTGGAAGCTGCATGATTTATATGATAATGAAGCAAAAGCTTTAGACAATGTTTGTCTTGTTCCAGCTGGCCAGGAGACTATTTTATCCATCAAGCAGCAACAATATGCTATGCACTGTGATgcaataaaagaagaaataaaactG CTGTCAGAAcccttcaaaatttttgaatttgacTTTTCGAAACGGCCAGACAGTCATGAGGAAACTGAACTACACATAAAGGCAACTGACAATGGCAGTGTTCATGCTGTTGTCTCATG GTGGATTCTACAGCTTGATTGTGAAGGGACGATCTTTTACTCCACTGCTCCAAAATGGATAAGTGTTCCATTCAACATAAACAAATCACAAACACCATTTTCCA GTGCTGGGGATTGGTGTGACCATTGGAAACAATGTGTTTGGTTCATTCCAGGGAAAGGTATATATGTGTCCAAACATGAAGAGGTGCATTTACATGCAATTCATACTGATATTAGCATCTCCTATAATCTCAAGACTCAATTGTCAAGAACAGAAATAGGACAGCATGATTTATTTGCTAGAGATTCTCAACTGATCCTATCACCAGAAAGAGTTGCAATTTATGGAGACAGTGAATGGAGGCTTTCCATGTTGACTGCCATTAAAAATACT TTGCAGGGAAAAGTGATCTCCTTATGTGTTGTTGCAGATGACAGTATTTTCCTGGCAATTCTCATTGCTCATCTTTCAAGAACATCACATGTAATATCATTATTTCCAGGGTTACGAGACAAGGGTACCCAATAtttgcaagctgttgctgatgTAAATGGTTTCTCCATGGATCGTGTAGAAGTTCTTCAGAACTGGAAAACATGCTTGACTACGCTAGATACTCGTCAGAAAAAG GTTGACCTATTGATTGGAGAACCTTTCTATTATGGAAATGAACGCATGCTTCCATGGCAGAACCTGCGGTTTTG GAAGGAACGGACTATGCTTAATTCTGTCCTATCTGAAGATGTAGTAATAATGCCTTGTAAAGGAATTCTGAGGGCTTGTGCCATGTCTCTCCCT GATCTTTGGAACAGTCGCAGATGCCTAAACAAGATTGAGGGTTTGGACCATTCAGTTGTAAATGCCACCTTAGGGGCATGTGGTGATTTGCCTGAAGCTCAAGAAGGTCCTTGTCTGCCTTATTTTGTCTGGCAGTGTGGGGAGATTAAG GAACTCAGTGAAATACTCACAGTCATGGAATTTGATTTCTCCAAACCGATAAATCCTTGTTCTGGGAAAGCCATG GTTGAATTTACTGAGACTGGGATATGCCATGGATTCGTGCTTTGGATTGATTGGGTTATGGATGCCGAGAACTGCACTGTATTACCTACTGGGCCAAGTATGCCTTAA
- the LOC117931390 gene encoding bifunctional adenosine 5'-phosphosulfate phosphorylase/adenylylsulfatase HINT4 isoform X2 translates to MAGASSPCIFCQIARSYTSTTLLHSDDKVVAFQDINPSAFRHYLVIPVEHIATVKDLQRRAEDYSLVGHMLNVGQTLLHRDAPHSMEYSFGFHRPPFNSVNHLHLHCLALPFTPRWKRVKYLSLGPLGGFIEAEKLLEKIKPYPDL, encoded by the exons ATGGCTGGAGCATCTTCGCCCTGCATCTTCTGTCAAATTGCCCGCTCTTACACCTCCACCACTCTTCTCCACTCC GATGACAAGGTGGTTGCATTTCAAGACATCAACCCTTCCGCCTTCAG GCATTACTTGGTAATTCCTGTGGAGCACATCGCAACTGTTAAAGACCTCCAGAGGAGAGCTGAAGATTATTCGTTAG TTGGTCACATGTTAAATGTGGGGCAAACCCTACTACACAGAGATGCACCTCATTCCATGGAGTACAG CTTTGGCTTTCATCGGCCTCCATTTAACAGTGTTAACCATCTGCACCTCCATTGTTTGGCACTTCCTTTCACACCTAG ATGGAAACGTGTAAAATACTTGTCTTTGGGACCGTTGGGTGGATTCATTGAAGCTGAGAAGTTGTTGGAGAAGATAAAGCCATACCCCGATCTCTAA
- the LOC117927872 gene encoding protein arginine N-methyltransferase 1.6 isoform X1, whose translation MASLFRHPLTRSIPNSFTHFRLRPRRTMSSSSAQRLFQLKLDPLTGNSEWVVIDEEDQVSENPSEPLLSTTSYLDMLNDSRRNRAFREAIDKTVTKNCRVLDIGAGTGLLSMMAARAMGSGDSVACPRAEGMVTACESYLPMVKLMRKVLHLNGMGRKINVINKRSDELNIGVDITSRADVLVSEILDSELLGEGLIPTLQHAHDMLLVENAKTVPYRATTYGQLVESKFLWKLHDLYDNEAKALDNVCLVPAGQETILSIKQQQYAMHCDAIKEEIKLLSEPFKIFEFDFSKRPDSHEETELHIKATDNGSVHAVVSWWILQLDCEGTIFYSTAPKWISVPFNINKSQTPFSSAGDWCDHWKQCVWFIPGKGIYVSKHEEVHLHAIHTDISISYNLKTQLSRTEIGQHDLFARDSQLILSPERVAIYGDSEWRLSMLTAIKNTLQGKVISLCVVADDSIFLAILIAHLSRTSHVISLFPGLRDKGTQYLQAVADVNGFSMDRVEVLQNWKTCLTTLDTRQKKVDLLIGEPFYYGNERMLPWQNLRFWKERTMLNSVLSEDVVIMPCKGILRACAMSLPDLWNSRRCLNKIEGLDHSVVNATLGACGDLPEAQEGPCLPYFVWQCGEIKELSEILTVMEFDFSKPINPCSGKAMVEFTETGICHGFVLWIDWVMDAENCTVLPTGPIHRYWKQGVKLLSKPISVGFHGSESTSGCFSTEIEASFDPSSGELIVKHTLP comes from the exons ATGGCTTCCCTCTTCAGGCATCCATTAACTCGCTCTATCCCTAATTCATTCACTCACTTCAGACTCAGACCCAGACGAACAATGAGCTCCTCCTCCGCTCAGCGCCTCTTCCAGTTAAAGCTCGATCCACTCACCGGCAACTCGGAGTGGGTCGTCATCGACGAAGAAGACCAAGTTTCAGAGAACCCCTCCGAACCCCTTTTGTCTACGACGTCGTATCTTGACATGCTCAACGACTCTCGCAGGAACAGAGCCTTTCGCGAAGCCATTGACAAGACGGTTACCAAAAATTGCCGTGTTCTTGATATTGG TGCTGGAACTGGTTTGTTATCAATGATGGCTGCAAGGGCAATGGGCTCTGGTGACTCAGTGGCGTGTCCTAGAGCTGAGGGAATGGTAACAGCATGTGAGTCTTACCTTCCAATGGTGAAGTTGATGCGGAAGGTTCTGCACCTCAATGGTAtgggaaggaaaataaatgttattaacaAACGCTCTGATGAACTTAATATCGGCGTGGATATCACTTCACGGGCAGATGTGCTA GTTAGTGAGATACTAGACTCAGAGTTGCTGGGGGAAGGGCTTATACCGACTTTACAACATGCACATGACATGTTATTAGTGGAAAATGCAAAAACCGTGCCATACCGAGCAACTACTTATGGCCAG CTGGTTGAAAGCAAGTTTTTGTGGAAGCTGCATGATTTATATGATAATGAAGCAAAAGCTTTAGACAATGTTTGTCTTGTTCCAGCTGGCCAGGAGACTATTTTATCCATCAAGCAGCAACAATATGCTATGCACTGTGATgcaataaaagaagaaataaaactG CTGTCAGAAcccttcaaaatttttgaatttgacTTTTCGAAACGGCCAGACAGTCATGAGGAAACTGAACTACACATAAAGGCAACTGACAATGGCAGTGTTCATGCTGTTGTCTCATG GTGGATTCTACAGCTTGATTGTGAAGGGACGATCTTTTACTCCACTGCTCCAAAATGGATAAGTGTTCCATTCAACATAAACAAATCACAAACACCATTTTCCA GTGCTGGGGATTGGTGTGACCATTGGAAACAATGTGTTTGGTTCATTCCAGGGAAAGGTATATATGTGTCCAAACATGAAGAGGTGCATTTACATGCAATTCATACTGATATTAGCATCTCCTATAATCTCAAGACTCAATTGTCAAGAACAGAAATAGGACAGCATGATTTATTTGCTAGAGATTCTCAACTGATCCTATCACCAGAAAGAGTTGCAATTTATGGAGACAGTGAATGGAGGCTTTCCATGTTGACTGCCATTAAAAATACT TTGCAGGGAAAAGTGATCTCCTTATGTGTTGTTGCAGATGACAGTATTTTCCTGGCAATTCTCATTGCTCATCTTTCAAGAACATCACATGTAATATCATTATTTCCAGGGTTACGAGACAAGGGTACCCAATAtttgcaagctgttgctgatgTAAATGGTTTCTCCATGGATCGTGTAGAAGTTCTTCAGAACTGGAAAACATGCTTGACTACGCTAGATACTCGTCAGAAAAAG GTTGACCTATTGATTGGAGAACCTTTCTATTATGGAAATGAACGCATGCTTCCATGGCAGAACCTGCGGTTTTG GAAGGAACGGACTATGCTTAATTCTGTCCTATCTGAAGATGTAGTAATAATGCCTTGTAAAGGAATTCTGAGGGCTTGTGCCATGTCTCTCCCT GATCTTTGGAACAGTCGCAGATGCCTAAACAAGATTGAGGGTTTGGACCATTCAGTTGTAAATGCCACCTTAGGGGCATGTGGTGATTTGCCTGAAGCTCAAGAAGGTCCTTGTCTGCCTTATTTTGTCTGGCAGTGTGGGGAGATTAAG GAACTCAGTGAAATACTCACAGTCATGGAATTTGATTTCTCCAAACCGATAAATCCTTGTTCTGGGAAAGCCATG GTTGAATTTACTGAGACTGGGATATGCCATGGATTCGTGCTTTGGATTGATTGGGTTATGGATGCCGAGAACTGCACTGTATTACCTACTGGGCCAA TCCACAGATATTGGAAGCAAGGAGTGAAGCTTCTTTCCAAGCCCATATCAGTCGGATTCCATGGCTCAGAAAGTACAAGTGGATGTTTTTCCACAGAAATTGAAGCATCCTTTGATCCATCCAGTGGGGAACTCATTGTTAAACATACTCTGCCATAA
- the LOC117931390 gene encoding histidine triad nucleotide-binding protein 3 isoform X1 — translation MAGASSPCIFCQIARSYTSTTLLHSDDKVVAFQDINPSAFRHYLVIPVEHIATVKDLQRRAEDYSLVGHMLNVGQTLLHRDAPHSMEYRLIQRSYSRLQLPPLAVGVSKSHVLLKTLAFIGLHLTVLTICTSIVWHFLSHLGNHVDGSDGCYMMHLRDIPGSLLLQESIPAKIWLPVI, via the exons ATGGCTGGAGCATCTTCGCCCTGCATCTTCTGTCAAATTGCCCGCTCTTACACCTCCACCACTCTTCTCCACTCC GATGACAAGGTGGTTGCATTTCAAGACATCAACCCTTCCGCCTTCAG GCATTACTTGGTAATTCCTGTGGAGCACATCGCAACTGTTAAAGACCTCCAGAGGAGAGCTGAAGATTATTCGTTAG TTGGTCACATGTTAAATGTGGGGCAAACCCTACTACACAGAGATGCACCTCATTCCATGGAGTACAG ATTGATCCAGAGAAGCTACTCTAGACTTCAGTTACCACCATTAGCTGTTGGAGTGTCCAAGAGCCATGTATTATTGAAAA CTTTGGCTTTCATCGGCCTCCATTTAACAGTGTTAACCATCTGCACCTCCATTGTTTGGCACTTCCTTTCACACCTAG GTAACCATGTTGATGGTAGTGATGGCTGCTATATGATGCATCTCAGGGATATACCAGGATCATTGCTTTTGCAAGAGAGTATACCAGCCAAAATTTGGCTCCCTGTCATATGA
- the LOC117931383 gene encoding LOW QUALITY PROTEIN: probable aspartyl protease At4g16563 (The sequence of the model RefSeq protein was modified relative to this genomic sequence to represent the inferred CDS: inserted 1 base in 1 codon), which produces MASSFLFLFMTIFLTHYVFSCSAIVLLPLTHSLSKTQFNSTXHLLKFTSARSATRFHHRHRQISLPLSPGSDYTLSFNLGSHPPQPISLYMDTGSDLVWFPCAPFECILCEGKYDSAATGGLSPPNITSSASVSCKSPACSAAHTSLSSSDLCAMARCPLELIETSDCSSFSCPPFYYAYGDGSLVARLYRDSLSMPASSPLVLHNFTFGCAHTALGEPVGVAGFGRGVLSLPAQLASFSPHLGNQFSYCLVSHSFDADRVRRPSPLILGRYSLDDEKKKRVGHDRGEFVYTAMLDNPKHPYFYCVGLEGITVGNRKIPVPEILKRVDRRGNGGMVVDSGTTFTMLPAGLYESLVTEFNHRMGRVYKRATQIEERTGLGPCYYSDDSAAKVPAVALHFVGNSTVILPRKNYYYEFFDGRDGQKKKRKVGCLMLMNGGDEAESGGPAATLGNYQQQGFEVVYDLEKHRVGFARRKCALLWDSLQQR; this is translated from the exons ATGGCTTCCTCTTTCTTATTCCTCTTCATGACAATCTTTCTTACACACTATGTTTTTTCTTGTTCAGCCATCGTTCTGCTTCCTCTAACCCactctctctctaaaacccaATTCAACAGTA CCCACCTCCTCAAATTCACCTCCGCTCGCTCAGCCACCCGCTTCCACCACCGCCACCGCCAAATTTCTCTCCCACTCTCCCCCGGCAGTGACTACACTCTCTCATTCAACCTCGGCTCCCATCCACCCCAACCCATCTCCCTCTACATGGATACCGGCAGCGACCTTGTCTGGTTTCCCTGTGCCCCCTTCGAGTGTATCCTCTGCGAAGGCAAATATGACTCCGCCGCCACCGGCGGCCTTTCCCCTCCCAATATCACCTCCTCAGCGTCGGTGTCCTGCAAGTCCCCTGCTTGCTCCGCAGCTCACACGTCGCTCTCGTCGTCTGACCTCTGTGCCATGGCTCGCTGTCCCTTGGAATTAATCGAGACCTCTGATTGTTCTTCCTTTTCTTGCCCACCTTTCTACTATGCCTACGGCGATGGAAGCCTGGTAGCACGCCTTTATCGCGATAGCTTGTCAATGCCAGCCTCGTCTCCTCTGGTTTTGCATAATTTCACTTTCGGCTGTGCTCACACCGCTCTCGGCGAGCCCGTCGGCGTGGCAGGGTTCGGCCGCGGCGTCCTTTCGCTACCAGCCCAACTCGCTAGTTTCTCTCCCCATCTCGGTAACCAATTCTCCTACTGTCTGGTTTCTCACTCGTTCGATGCCGACCGAGTTCGCCGGCCTAGTCCGCTCATCCTCGGGCGTTACTCCCTCGACGATGAAAAGAAGAAACGAGTTGGACATGACAGAGGAGAGTTCGTATACACAGCCATGCTTGATAACCCGAAGCACCCATACTTCTACTGCGTTGGACTCGAGGGAATCACCGTCGGCAATAGGAAAATCCCGGTACCGGAGATTCTAAAGAGGGTTGATAGAAGAGGTAACGGAGGGATGGTTGTTGACTCTGGCACCACGTTTACCATGCTGCCGGCGGGACTGTACGAATCGTTGGTGACAGAGTTCAATCACCGAATGGGCCGAGTCTACAAGCGAGCCACTCAGATTGAGGAGCGCACCGGACTCGGTCCGTGCTATTACTCAGACGACTCGGCTGCGAAAGTCCCTGCTGTAGCGTTGCATTTTGTTGGAAATTCCACTGTGATCTTACCCAGGAAAAATTACTACTACGAATTCTTTGACGGTAGAGATggacagaaaaagaaaaggaaagtggGCTGTTTGATGCTTATGAACGGTGGAGATGAAGCGGAGTCAGGTGGACCCGCAGCGACCTTAGGGAACTATCAGCAACAGGGTTTTGAAGTGGTTTACGATTTGGAGAAGCACAGAGTCGGATTCGCCAGGAGGAAGTGCGCATTGCTATGGGACTCCCTCCAGCAGCGTTAA